A stretch of DNA from Thermanaerosceptrum fracticalcis:
GATCTTCACATAGCCACTTTGGATAATGGCGCCCATTTAGTCATGGAAATGACGGTGGAAAAAGGACGGGGCTATAGGTCCGCTGAGAAAAACAAAAAAGAGGACCACGTGATCGGTGTGATTCCCATAGACTCCATTTTCTCTCCTGTGCGGAAAGTTAATTACAGTGTTTCAGATACCAGGGTTGGACAGATCACAGATTACGATAAACTCACCCTGGAAATTTGGACCAATGGTACTATTGCCCCTGATGAGGCTGTTAGTCTCTCCGCTAAAATCCTTAATGACCATCTTAAACTCTTTATTGGTCTTACGGAAAAGATCGGCGATGTGGAGATCATGGTGGAAAAAGAAGAGGAAGAGCGGGATAAGATTCTAGACATGAGTATTGAGGAATTAGACCTCTCCGTTCGTTCCTATAACTGCCTCAAACGTGCCGGCATCAATACCGTCGGCGAACTGATCATGAAAACAGAAGAAGACATGATGAAAGTCAGAAACCTGGGTAAGAAATCTTTAGAAGAAGTTGATGAAAAACTTGCCTCTTTAGGTCTTAGCTTGAGGAAGTCTGACGAGTAGGTTCAGTCTTGCTGTAAAGGAGGTTTGAATATGGCCTACAGAAAACTTGGACGCAATACGGGACAACGTCGTGCTCTTTTAAGAAGCATCGTAACCTCTCTTCTTAAAAACGGACGTATCCAGACTACAGAGTCGAAAGCCAAAGAGCTGACCAGTATTGCCGAGAAGATGGTTACGCTAGCCAAACAAGGTGATCTTCACGCCCGTCGTCAAGCGGCTGCCTACCTTTTGGACGAGAGCGTTGTAAAAGATTTATTTGATAACATTGGCAAGAAATATGCTGACCGCCAAGGGGGATATACCCGGATTATCAAAGTAGGGAACCGTCGCGGTGATGCAGCACCTGTGGTGATAGTAGAGTTAGTTTAGACGAGGTTAGTGACTTAAACCAGAGGTCAGGGAAACCGAAATGCTTAGCCCTTTTTGTGGTTAAGCTTTGGCTTTCCTGGCTTTTGTTTGCTTTGTCATAAAGACGGGGCAGGCAAAAGTCTAAGTGGAGGAGAGTTAGGCAGAGTGGTGAAAGAAATGATCGTCATTGAGAATTTAGTTCATAAATACCGGACACCCCAAAGTGGGGAGTTTGCCGCCTTAAAAGGGGTAAGCTTGCAAATTGCCAAAGGTGAATTCGTGGTGATTATTGGCCACAATGGTTCAGGCAAATCCACTTTGGCCAAACATTTAAACGCCCTGCTTTTACCCCATAGCGGGAGGGTCCTGGTGAATGGCATTGATACCCGGGAAAAAGAAAAGCTGTGGGAGATCAGACAGCAGGTGGGCATGGTTTTTCAGAATCCCGATAACCAGTTGATCGCCACCACGGTGGAAGAAGATGTGGCCTTTGGCCCGGAGAACTTAGGGATCCCTCCTGCCGAAATTCGCAGGCGTGTGGATGAAGCCATGAATAGTGTGGGAATGAGTCAATATAAGACCAAAGCACCTCATCTGCTCTCAGGTGGACAGAAACAGCGGGTAGCTATAGCCGGTATCGTGGCCATGCGTCCCCAGGTCCTCGTACTGGATGAACCTACGGCCATGCTGGATCCTGTTGGCCGGGCGGAGGTAATGGAAACTGTTTTTCGTCTCAACCGGGAAGAGGGTCTTACCGTAGTACACATTACCCATTTTATGGAGGAAGCCGCCCACGCTCACCGGGTTGTCGTTATGGAAGAGGGCCAGATCGTCATGGAAGGGAGTCCAAGGGAAATCTTCGCCCAGGTGGACAGACTAAAAGAACTGCGCCTGGATGTTCCCCCTATGACTGAACTCAGCGCAACATTAAGGAAAGAAGGGGTTAAAATATCTCCGGATATTTTAACTGTTGAGGAAATGGTGGTGGCCTTATGTCCATAACCCTCCATGAGGTATACCATACCTACCAGCCTAACACTCCTTTTGAATACCATGCCCTGAGAAATATTTCTTTAGAAATAAAAGAAGGGGAATTTGTCGGGATTATCGGACATACGGGTTCGGGTAAATCCACCCTTGTCCAGCACTTTAACGGTCTACTAAAGGCTACCCAGGGTCGAGTTTTAATAGATGGTGTGGATATTAGCGGCAAAGAGGTAAAACTCAAAGAAATTCGTCAAAAAGTAGGCCTGGTTTTTCAATATCCGGAACATCAACTTTTCGAAGAAACTGTAGCGGCTGACATTGCTTTTGGTCCCAAGAATTTAGGTTTATCACCTGATAAGATTGTCAAAAGAGTAAAGAAGGCCATGGCCATGGTCAAACTTGATTATGAACGCTACAAGGACAGTTCACCCTTTGTTTTAAGCGGCGGGGAAAAAAGAAGGGTAGCCATCGCCGGTGTACTGGCCATGGAACCCAAATACCTGGTTTTGGATGAGCCCACGGCAGGCCTGGATCCCAAAGGAAGGGACGAAATTCTGGCCCAGATTGCGGATTTGCACCGGGAAGCCGGGCTAACCGTTGTGCTGGTTTCCCATAGTATGGATGATGTAGCCCGCCTGGCCAGCCGGCTTATTGTCATGCACCAGGGGGAAGTTGTCTATAATAATCACCCGCGCCAGGTTTTCAGCGAAAATAACCGGCTTAAAAAGATTGGCTTAGATATACCGACGGTAACAAAACTGATGATAGCCTTAAAGGAAAAGGGCTGGCCGGTACGAACAGACATACTGACGATTGAGGAAGCCAAAGGGGAAATTCTTAAAGCGGTTAAGGGGGGGAAGCCTCATGCTTAAAGACATTACCATCGGTCAATATATACCGGGTAATTCCGCAATTCATCAATTAGACCCCCGGACTAAGATTATTACCCTTGTTCTCTATATGGTCGGTCTTTTTCTCGTTAACAATGTTACGGGATATGCTGTAGTTACAGGTTTTACCGCCCTTGTGATTTTACTTTCCGGCATCTCCCTGAAAATTATTTTGAAAGGATTAAAACCCCTTCTCTTTATTATAGTCTTAACCCTGGGCTTACACCTTTTTATGACTTCCGGAGAGATAATCTGGCAGTGGGGATTTTTGAAGATTACTTCCCAGGGGCTGCGCCAGGGTATTTTTATGGCACTGCGTCTTATTTTCCTTGTTACCATCACCTCTCTTTTAACCTTGACTACAACGCCCATTGCCCTTACGGACGGGATAGAGAAGGTATTAAAAGCATTGTTTATTCCGGCGGCCCACGAATTGGCCATGATGATGACTATTGCGCTCCGTTTTATTCCTACACTCATTGAGGAGACGGAAAAAATTATGAAAGCCCAGATGGCCAGGGGGGCGGATTTTGATACCGGGGGGTTATTAGCGAGGGCAAAGAGTTTAATTCCTCTTCTTGTTCCCCTGTTCTTAAGCTCTTTCCGGAGAGCCGATGAACTGGCCATGGCTATGGAAGCCAGGTGTTACCGGGGCGGCGAAAACCGGACACGTCTTAAACAACTATTGATGGGAACCAGGGATTATTTTGCTTTCGGGATAACCGGGCTCTTTTTAGCTATCACTATTGTAACCAGGTATATGGTGTAGACTTATGCGGAATATCAAGCTGGTTTTGGCTTATGACGGTACCAACTATCATGGTTTTCAGAAGCAAAACAATACCAGGCTCAAGACCATCCAGGGAACTTTGGAGGATGCTCTCCGGGTGCTGACCAAAGAAGAGGTAAAGGTTATAGGCTCAGGGAGGACCGATGCCGGTGTCCATGCCCAGGGCCAGGTTGTGAATTTCCTGAGTCATACTACCATTCCTCCGGAAAGGTTTCCCCTGGCGCTGAACTCCGTTCTCCCCTCCGATATTGTGGTTTGGGAAGCGGAAGACGTACCCCAAGAGTTTCACGCCCGCTTTGATGCCGTGAAAAAAACCTATCGCTATACAATTTATAACGACAGGCATCTTTCCCCCTTTTGGCGCTATTTCGCCTATCATGTGCCGGTACCCCTGGATATAGAGCGAATGTCCGTTGCTGCCCGGGAATTTCAAGGAACCCATGATTTTAGAGGTTTTTGTGCCAAAGACACGGCTGTAAAGGATTTTGTCAGGACCATCTATACCTGCCAGGTGGAAAAAGAGGGGCCTCTGGTCACTATTACTGTCACAGGTGATGGTTTCCTATATAATATGGTAAGAATCATGACAGGAACACTCATTGAGGTTGGGCTCGGCAAACGCCGGCCGGAAGAAATACCCGGTCTCCTTGCCGCCAAAGAGCGTAAGCTGGCCGGTGCAACGGTACCACCCCAGGGCTTATGTCTCTGGTCAGTGGAGTATAAAAATGGGAACTGATATATTTAAGGAAGAATATAGCTGCCTGCATGTATGAAAGAAAACTTGACACGGCAGGGCCCGTTGTATTAGAATGATTTCATGAGCATTTTTGCGTATTTTTGATTCCACTAGCCCCGGGATCAATGATATATAGCCAATTAGATTTTTAGGAGGGAACAGAATTGCGTACCTTCATGGCGAAGGCCCAGGATATTAAAAGAAAATGGTACATCATCGATGCTGCCGATAAGACCCTTGGTCGCCTGGCATCAGAAGCTGCCGCTATTTTACGTGGTAAACATAAACCCACCTTTACACCCCATGTGGATACCGGTGACCATGTGATTATTATTAATGCCGAAAAAGTACAGCTTACCGGTAAAAAACTGCACCAAAAACAATTAATCAGGCATTCCCGTTTCCCCGGTGGTCTGAAAACCATCGACTATGCTACACTTTTACAGACAAGACCTGAACTGGCCGTAGAGGCAGCCATTAAGGGAATGCTGCCCCATAACCGTTTAGGCGCTGCCATGTACCGGAAACTTAAAGTATACAGAGGACCACAACATCCCCATGAAGCTCAAAAACCCGAAGTTTGGGAATTACGGGGTTAAGGGAAGGGAGGAATAAATAGTGGCACAAGTACAATATGCCGGAACTGGACGACGTAAAACTTCTGTAGCTCGTGTACGTATTGTACCTGGTGAAGGTAAAGTCGTTATCAATAACAGACCTTTAACCGAATATTTCGGTAAGAAGACTTTAGAGATGATCGTTAAGCAGCCTTTAGTACTTACGAATACTGAAGGACGTTTTGATGTGCTGGCTAAAGTCATGGGCGGCGGTATCACTGGTCAAGCCGGTGCTGTACGTTTAGGTATTGCCCGTGCCCTTTTAAAGGCAGATGCAGGCTTAAGACCATTATTAAAGCGTGCTGGTTTCTTAACCCGTGACCCGCGCATGAAGGAGCGTAAGAAGTACGGCTTAAAAGGCGCTCGTCGTGCACCTCAATTCTCCAAGCGTTAATTATAAAAAAACACTCCCGTACGGGAGTGTTTTTTTTACGACCTCCGCTATCTGACATCTAACGCTAGTAACCAGTGACCAGTGAACCCCAGATCGTTAACCGTGATGACGTGAACCGTGAACCGTATTATAGTCGCACCCTGTGGCCTTAATCACGGTTAACTGTTAACGGTTAAAGTGGTACGAATAAAGTACTGCAAACTACCAACTATCAACTATCAACTATCAACTATCAACTAACAACTAACTGTCATACCCCGACCACTCCCTTAATATCATGGTAAAAGAACCTGGATAAAGGGGAGTAGGGAATGAGAATTATAGAGATCAAGAAACGCTATATTGTATGGGCTTTGTTAGTTGTTTTTGTTGCGGGCAGCCTTTTTAGGTTTGAACACTGGAGAAAGAGCCAGGAGGCTCAGGCTATCAGAGCCATGTCTTGGGTTGTGGCCAGCCGGGTAATCATTGTTGATCCCGGTCATGGAGGAGAAGACCCGGGTAAAGTGAGTCCCTCCGGGGTCTACGAAAAAGATATTAACTTAGCGGTAGCCAAAAAGCTTTTTACCATCCTCTCTCAAGGGGGCGCCACAGTGATTATGACCCGGGATAAAGATGCGGCTTTAAGCAACGGTCAGGATACTGTGCGCCAGAGAAAGAGAGCTGATCTTATCTCAAGGGTGGAATTAGCGGAAAAAGCCAATGCCGATATGTATATAGCCCTTCACTGTAATTCCTTTCCCTCGGGGCGCTGGTACGGGGCCCAGACTTTTTACAGTCCTTCTGTACCGGGCAGCAAGGAACTGGCTACCTTTATCCAGGAGGAACTGGTAGCTTTCCTAGGGAATACCACGCGTAAGCCTAAAGCCGACTCCTCTTCCCTCATCTTTAAAACAGCCAGGTTACCCATTGTCAATGTGGAGATGGGTTTCCTCTCCAATAAAGAGGAGGAGAAACTCTTACAGGACCCTGCATACCAGGATAAAATCGCCTGGTCCATATACGCCGGAGTAGTACGGTATTTGATGGAATACGGGGAACAATATAAACCGACGATGGAGTACATAGAGAAATGAAATAACAGCCAAAAGGCTGTTTATTTCATTTTTAAAAAAATTTTATTATGGTTAATAAATATAACATGAGGGGAATGAGGATTGGTGATAACAGCAAATAGCTACCCAATTGTCAACGGGACCTTTATTCAAGCAGACATGACTTTAAGCTGGGACAGGAAAACGTGGGAGAGTGAATTTCATTATCTCCATGAAGTAGGAATGCGATACCTTGTCCTGATGGGCATAACAAGTACCGCGGGGAATGTGACGAAAACCATTTATCCTTCTAAAATAACGGGTTTTCAGAAAACAGGACAAGTGGATGCTCTGGATTTATGTCTAAGTAGTGCCGAAGCGGCAGGTTTTAAAGTTTTTCTGGGGATTAACTTTAATCAAGAATGGTGGAAGAAAGGAGCCAGGGACCCCCAATGGCTTTATCGGCAAATGGACAGGGGTAATTTAATTGCGGATGAACTGTATGAATTGTATCATCATAAATATTCTGGGGCTTTTCATGGTTGGTACTGGGAGTATGAGGTAGACAATCTTAATTTCAAAACTGAAAAAGAATTAGCGGTTTTAGCCAAGGCCCTTAATATAACCCTCTTACACTTAAAAGAAGATAAAGAAAAGCTGCCCCTGTTGTTATCTCCTTTTATGAACAAGCGTTACTCCACTCCCGAAGAATATGGGGAGAACTGGGCCTTCGTTTTTAGCAATACTGAATTGGGACAAGGAGATATCTTTTGCCCTCAGGATTGTGTGGGCGGCGGGGGGTTGGAATTAGGAGACGTAACACGCTGGTTTACAGCCCTAAAAAAGGCTGTAGATACGAAACCTGGATTGCTATTCTGGGCTAATGTGGAATCTTTTGACCATAAAAACTGGGTGAGTGCACCTTTAAAACGTTTTATAAAGCAACTGGAGACTGTAAGCCCCCTGGTAGATAACTGTCTGACCTTTTCTTACAGTCATTACTACAGCCCTAATAATATCGATAAGGGTTTTCATGAGACTTATTTGGATTATGTAGAAAAGGGCAGCCTTGAAGGGGGGAAACCTGCTCCTCCCGGGGAGGTGAAAGCAAGAAAAGTTGGCAAGACGCAGTTTTTAATTAGCTGGGGGCCAGCCAGTGACGATTTTGGCATATGTGGTTATTTATTGTACCGTGATAAAAAATTAATCTTTTCTACCCAGGCACAGAGAAAATATGGAGGGGATCCCCAAGGGATAGTCATGAGCTATACCGATACAGCGTTTCCCTATTTAACATGGAAAAATCCCATCTATGAGGTAAGAGCTTTTGATTTCGCCGGAAATGTGTCTGACTCCGTAAAAGCTGTAAACGTTGTATAACGGCAAATAGAAGACAATCCAGGCAGTAATTACCAGAAATCAATGCTTCTGAGGAAAAGTAGTAAAAACTCCGGCAGGGAATACTGTAGATAAAAAATGGAGCAGGCAAATATGATAAAAAAAACGCTATTCATTAATACAGTGTTTTTGGCCGTCCAAACCCTAATCATAACAGGATTAGTATTAAGGAAGCAAACCCATTATGCTGTGGATACCGCAGTTGTCTTAGCTGCCTATTTGGCTTTTATCTATTTTGAAAAGAAAAAACAAATTCACATTGAAAATCATCTAAGAGTATTAGTGCTCTTGAGTCTTATTGGCCATAACTTAATCGGTGAATACTTCGGCGCTTACAAGGGGCAGTATTTTGATAAGGCTCTACACATGTTTGGTGCTTTCTCTTTTGCCCTCTTTGCTTATTCCTTCTTAAACAAGACCATATATCTTCCTGTTACCTCATCATTACAGGTAGTTATTTTTATTACCCTGTTAGGCATTGGTTTAGGTACTCTTTTCGAGATTCTTGAATTTGCTTTGGATAAAATGTTCCAAGTGCAAAAGCAAAATGGTTTAACAGATACCAACTTCGACCTTATTTCTGATACCCTTGGTGCGTTATTGGCCGGTTTTTATGGTGCACACAGGCAAATAAAAATCAAATGACCCCGGGAGGGGTCATTTGTATTATGGGGAGGAGAAAACACTGATGGATATTGGTATTAATGGTTTTACAAAGAAAATGAGACAAAATTTGAGAATATAGCAGGAAAATCGACTTTTTTGTCGAAAAATTATAAATGGTAAATCTTACTATGGGAGGATACATTACATGCAGATTCCATTTCTGTCATGGCTGTTACAGGGAGTGCCCGAATCAATTGCTATGGTTGCCTTTGTATTTGCCTTGGCAAGCCAGCCATTTACTCGTAAGATTATATTGATTGGTCTTCTATATGGAATAAGTGCCTATATTATCCGGTTTTTGCCTTTCACACCCGGGGTACATATGGTAATATTGGTATTTATTTTAGCCTTTTTGACAGCTAAATATGCCGATATAGAGTTTCGCAAAACTATATTATACAGTTTCCTCGCTTTTGTTTTACTTATGATTTATGAGATGTTTTTCTTCTGGTTACACAGTAGCTTAAATATAGTATCACCGGAAAAATTAAAGAACGATGTCATGCTAAGAACAATTACTGGGCTACCACAGGTAATTATGATGTTTATCACCGCTTGGGGTATAGGAAAAATACGTGCGAAATAGGATTAAGTTTAATGAAAAGGCTCCGATAATATTATTTAAGAAAAGTATGGTATTTTACTATACTTTTTCTTTATTTTGGAAGGAAAATGGAAAAATATATAGAATTAAGTAACCTAAAAGAGGGAATGGAGGAAAATATGTCTTACTCAGGGTTAAGTACACGCATCAGTTCATATTTAGCTCGAGAATTAAAATACTGCGAGGAAAAAAAGAAAATTTTGGCATATGCTGTGGAAAGTATATTAATAACAGTACTGGGTTTTGCCATTATTATGTTTATCGGTCTGTTACTAAGAGCGCCATATGAAACCTTTTTTGCAGCTGTGGCCGCTGGTACATTAAGAAAATTCAGCGGGGGAGCACACTTTTCTACACCTGCAAAATGCTTGCTTACCGGCGGTTTGGTCTACCCACTATTCGGATTGACAGTAAAAAATGTCTTACTGGATTATGTGAAAGAACCCATGTTTTTAACAGTTGTTTTAGCTGCAGCAGCTGTAAGCTTTTACATGGTTTTCAAATATGCTCCGGTGGATTCGGTGAACAAACCCATAGTCTCGCCAGAATTTCGAAAAAAATTATTTAGGGCCTCAATAATCACAGTGTTAGTGTTTTATGCAGTGGCATTTTTAAATTATCGTACAAGTTTAGGATTATCCATATTAGGGGGAATTTTTCTTCAGGCAGTTACCTTGCTGCCCCCCCTCAATGGGCAAAGGAGGTGAATATCATGGGTAAGATCAAAATGTTGTTGCTAACCCTTACATCCACACTGTTATTCTTAATTGCTACTGTTAGTAGCGCTTTTGCGTGTAGCGCATGGTACCATCAGCCCGAAACTCCCAAGAGCCTCATCAAGTAGTCTAAGAGGTGGGTTTACTCCACCTCCTTTCATTAGGAGAGGGTTTTGTTGAAGAGATTTGAAATTAACAGAAACGAAAAAATCGAGGAATACGTTTTTATTACCCAGGTGCTCTTTTATTTTTTAATGGGAATCTTAGTTATACGGGTGTTTCATATACCTTATGATACCCCTTTGCTTTGGAACGGAAACGGGTTGCTACTGCTTTTTGCCTTCTTAGGCGTGATTTTTATAAAGGCTATGCAAAGGGAAAAAAATATTGCCAGTAAAAAAATCGATTATCTTGTTAATGCCATATACCTCATTATGGGCTGTTATCTTTTAATCCATGAACGGGAAACATTTTTTAAAATACTTTTAGTCAGTAGTTATGCAGTTTCAGGATAATTTTTCCAATTCCATAACCTAAGTTCCAAAGAATGTGGCCAGAATTTATCAATAAGCCTTGAAAAACGCTGGGTTGCCGTGTCAAAATAGACTTGGATCAACTGCTCGCAACAGCGGATCCGACAACCGGCGTTGAAGAAGTACCTTATCACTTCGCAGAGGGAGGGGGCTTGTTCGGCGCCTTCTTTATTGCACTCCCAAGAGGCATAACAAAGAAGGGTCTTCGCTGTAAACAAGAGCTCCACATGTGCGAAATGAGCTGTTTCAGACTGAGCATAGCAAGATGTTAAACCAAGATTCTGTTTAGCGGTGCGGTAAAAAACTTCTATTCTCCATCGTTTAGCATAGGCAGTTGCAGCTTCTTCCGGCGTATCTACGCGATTGCTTATCAGGAGATACGCATCCTTGAAGGTTGCCGGGCATTCTTCCTCCGGAAGAACTATGCTGCCCTCGACAGCCTGCTTCTCATAAGTGGCTGCAATGGCAGCTATGGGTAAAAAACGTTGTCTAGTAATGGGTTTTCCCTTGCGTGTTAAGGTCTCATAGGGCATTTTGATGTAAATGTCCGGAATACTGAGAACCGATTCTTTGCCAAGGACCCGAAGCTGGGAATAAACTTCTCGCAGCAGTTGCTTCGGATTAAGTTTAATGTAGCGTTCCTTTCCTAGTACCGGGTCGTAGATTTTCCTGAATAGCGCCGTGTTACGTTTGGCTTTGGTAACCCAGTCAAAATTTTGACCCATCAGCCAGTTCAGGAACTTTTTACACAAAAACCAGCGATCCATGGCTACCCAGAGTCTGGCCTTGTTCAACTGACGCACCTCTGCGAGCATCTGTTTAGCAAGATCAAGCTTGGTTTGTTTTTCATTCTCCTGGCCATTTTTAACCCAGAAGCGCCACAGCATAGGATATTCGAGCCCATTCTTTAAGACAGCCAGGGTCGACACAAGATTAATGCACCATACATGGCACTTATCCGAACTGTCAAAGAGCCAACAGAGAAAGGGGATTTTTTTACCGTGAGGATGCTCAATTTTAGTATCGTCTAAGGCAATGATATCGCCGTCGGTCAGCCTGCTATCCGTGTTTTCTTGTAACCTGGCAAATCTGCCCAAAGAGAACCGGAGCCACTGAAAGGGCTTGGAGAGAAACCGGCTGAAGGCACTTTGAGAGATGATTTGCCCGGAAAGCAGTTGTTGTAAAAATGGAGCTTCCGTTGAAAACTTAGCATTTTGATTTGCAGAACTTGAATGATTAGCAAGGCCGCAGATGTAGGCAAAAGCCAGGAGCCACGCTGGAATTCCGGAGTGTTTGCGTATTCCGGACTGGGAAAACAGCAGAGACAGGTCAAACAAATCCCAAATTGTCTTGAGTACCGGGATTCCGGCACCTTGACCGTGATCCTTTTTTTCGAAAGTTGGTTTACACAGTTTCTTCATCAACATCACCCATATCGCTAGAGTGATGGTAAAAAATACCATCCAAAGCGATTATGGGGGCTTTTCGAAAAAGTCAAGACCTTTTTTGTCGAAAATTAGGATCTTTTTTAAAATATTTTTTGAGTTATTATTTTCTATTTATTTCCACCAACTGCATAACTCCTGTTTTAGTAATGCCTGTTATTGTCAGATCTATTCAAGCAGGGTTAAAGGAAGGTTTTCTATGGGCTTCAATTTCTACCCTTGGTTTATTAATAACTACCATTATTGATAGCTCCTATCTAGAAATTGATATTATGGTAACTGGTATCATCTGGCTCCTGGCCTGGCTTTTGGGGAAAATGTCCGATACTGAGACCCAGATCAGAGAGGAGTTGCAGAATCTGGCTTATCTGGATGGGCTTACAGGTATTTATAACCACCGCAGTTTTCATAGTATTTTAGATGAACAGCTTTTGCGCGCAAAAATCGAAAATAAGAGTCTCGCCCTGCTCATGCTGGATGTAGACTATTTTAAATATTATAATGACGCCTATGGACACCAAAAGGGTGATGAGGTTCTTCGCACTATAGCAAAATTGATTGAAGAGAATACAAAACATATAGGTTTCTGTGCCCGCTACGGCGGCGAGGAATTTTCCGTAATTATTCCCGATTGCAATAAGGAATGTGGTTTGGAAATAGGGGAACTTATTAGACAAGCCGTAGAGAAAACGGATTTTAAGGGAGCTAACATTTTACCGAAAGGGAGACTGACCGTTTCGGTGGGGGTTGTCTGTTTTCCGGAGAGCGCCGATTCCAAGGAACAGTTGATCCAAAAAGCCGATGAGGCCATGTATAAAGCCAAATATACCAGCAAAAACAAAGTGGAGCTTTATTATTCGGTCCTGGATGAAATGAGCCACTCCTTGCAGGATAAAGAAAAAGACCTGCTCAACTCCCTGCGTACCT
This window harbors:
- a CDS encoding transposase, yielding MKKLCKPTFEKKDHGQGAGIPVLKTIWDLFDLSLLFSQSGIRKHSGIPAWLLAFAYICGLANHSSSANQNAKFSTEAPFLQQLLSGQIISQSAFSRFLSKPFQWLRFSLGRFARLQENTDSRLTDGDIIALDDTKIEHPHGKKIPFLCWLFDSSDKCHVWCINLVSTLAVLKNGLEYPMLWRFWVKNGQENEKQTKLDLAKQMLAEVRQLNKARLWVAMDRWFLCKKFLNWLMGQNFDWVTKAKRNTALFRKIYDPVLGKERYIKLNPKQLLREVYSQLRVLGKESVLSIPDIYIKMPYETLTRKGKPITRQRFLPIAAIAATYEKQAVEGSIVLPEEECPATFKDAYLLISNRVDTPEEAATAYAKRWRIEVFYRTAKQNLGLTSCYAQSETAHFAHVELLFTAKTLLCYASWECNKEGAEQAPSLCEVIRYFFNAGCRIRCCEQLIQVYFDTATQRFSRLIDKFWPHSLELRLWNWKNYPETA
- a CDS encoding diguanylate cyclase: MPVIVRSIQAGLKEGFLWASISTLGLLITTIIDSSYLEIDIMVTGIIWLLAWLLGKMSDTETQIREELQNLAYLDGLTGIYNHRSFHSILDEQLLRAKIENKSLALLMLDVDYFKYYNDAYGHQKGDEVLRTIAKLIEENTKHIGFCARYGGEEFSVIIPDCNKECGLEIGELIRQAVEKTDFKGANILPKGRLTVSVGVVCFPESADSKEQLIQKADEAMYKAKYTSKNKVELYYSVLDEMSHSLQDKEKDLLNSLRTLLMVVNAKDRYTYGHSERVMHYASQIGTRLALWEWEIQELTVGALLHDIGKIEISREVLNKPGKLTPEEWEAVKQHPMWGADMIRPISSLGGAVDIVLYHHENFDGSGYPNALKGEEIPLGARILRVVDSFDAMTTNRPYKDALSMKQALEELNKYKGIHYDPEVVEVFTRYIIDTGIIAEKALN
- a CDS encoding cyclic lactone autoinducer peptide, with protein sequence MLLLTLTSTLLFLIATVSSAFACSAWYHQPETPKSLIK
- a CDS encoding accessory gene regulator ArgB-like protein, whose translation is MEKYIELSNLKEGMEENMSYSGLSTRISSYLARELKYCEEKKKILAYAVESILITVLGFAIIMFIGLLLRAPYETFFAAVAAGTLRKFSGGAHFSTPAKCLLTGGLVYPLFGLTVKNVLLDYVKEPMFLTVVLAAAAVSFYMVFKYAPVDSVNKPIVSPEFRKKLFRASIITVLVFYAVAFLNYRTSLGLSILGGIFLQAVTLLPPLNGQRR